The genomic DNA TGCCTCTTTTCCTTGACAATCTTGTCCTTAAAATAGACAAGCTGCTGGTTGTCCTCACTCATCTGTCTGATTTGGTTCACAACCATCTCCTGGTACGATCTCATCTCATACTTCAGTTTAGATTTACCTAGTCAATAACAAAAACAGTTCAGAGGAAACTccacaaagagagaaaaaaaaaaaaaaaattatgcatagAAGTTATCACATGTTTCCAAGGGATTCAACTGACGGGGAGAGAGATTAGATCAGATTGAGAACCTTGAGAATGCTGGTTGAATACATCCAAGTCTTCTTTCATGGCCATGAAACCATAAAGCTGGCGCTTCCCACCCTGATGAAATAAGACACGGTTGCGACGTCCCCAAGCGTCTTTGTCAGTTCCTTGCTCAGCAAAATGCTTATGCAAGCGCTCAGCTTCCAAATAACCACTTGCAGACCCCTCAAAGATCAAAACACTCATCCCACGGTGCCCCTGTGGACCATAAGAGTGTCGAGCCTTAAGAGCAGCATAGGAGCTGAAGTAGTCAAGAAGCTCCTGATTCCCCATGCCTAGCCACTGAAAACCGTTCAATACAGACATGAGTAAAATTAGAGTAAACatcaaaatcaagcaatcaatctGTTCAGTTAAAATAAGAACATGAAGCTGCTTTTGTGATGACAATATATTTGGATATTGCTGCAAGTCACAGATAAGAAAATATGATCCTACCTTGTCATTGTCATCCTGTTCAAGCTTTGTATTCATGATAACAACCATTGGAGGCCAAACTATTTCATGGTCCTTTTCATCATCTTTCAGACCTTTCCACTTACCAAATACCTCTCCAGCTGGAACAACTGAAGTTCCCCTCTGGCACAACTCCTCCTCCAAAAGTTCAGCCAATTCCCTGTGGACCTTCAGCCTGCTTGAGCCTTTTGTTTTGGCATGTGTCATCAAAGGATGCAGGCCTCGGTACCAGTCAATGGAACCAGGGCCTCTTTGGCATGCAGGACAGTGCCACTGCCGTGCTGGGTCATTTATTTCAACAACAGACAAGCTATCCAAAATGTCGAAGAACTTCTTGAACCATTTGCTCTTCTTGCGAGTGTTATGGCTCTTTTGACTAGCATCAGAGTCAGATTCATCACTTAGAAGATCATCATCGGTATCGTCAATTGTGTCAGAgtcatcatcatcaacctcATCAGCATTGCCATACTTATCTGCCTCAACATCATCACCATGATGGGACTCTGAAATGCTTTCGTTGTTTTGCAGGCCATCATCTTGTGATCCCTTGGATTGTGTGGAACCAGCTACAGCAGACCAGTTCCATCCATGCTGCAATGGAGGGCCGATTACAGGTTGTGGGGCCATGTAGTTGCCCTCAAAACCCCTGGTGGAGGGTTGGGGTCTCACATGTCCCCTGCCAGCAGGTCGCTTAGGATCAGCCGTTTGTGTCGACCGGGTATTTCCATAAGCCCTTCCTGGTCCACCATTATTCCGTATCCCTTGTTTCTGACCCATATTTGGATTTCCCCATGCTCTAGAGTTATTATTACTCTGAGAACCCCATTGTTTTGCAGCACTGCTTCCAGCTCTGTTCTTAGGCTTCCTTGCAACCTCCCATTCGCCATCATCCTGTCCTGAATTCAGGTTGACGTCTGCCATGTTGTGACTCAACTGGTCAACACTTGGGCTAGAGACTCCAGATATGCCTTTTCCCTTGGCTGATGGATCATTATTAGGATTTCCAACCCCTCTTCCCGAACTCATCTTTTCCTGCAACAGAAACCACAACTGCTTATATATAACTGCTTAGAAATGTATGCACAAAGAACACAAATATAGTTTATGCAGTTAGTTACAGATGAGTAGTACACACTAAGAACTTAGTAGCATAAACAGGGAA from Corylus avellana chromosome ca6, CavTom2PMs-1.0 includes the following:
- the LOC132184270 gene encoding protein SUPPRESSOR OF GENE SILENCING 3, translated to MSSGRGVGNPNNDPSAKGKGISGVSSPSVDQLSHNMADVNLNSGQDDGEWEVARKPKNRAGSSAAKQWGSQSNNNSRAWGNPNMGQKQGIRNNGGPGRAYGNTRSTQTADPKRPAGRGHVRPQPSTRGFEGNYMAPQPVIGPPLQHGWNWSAVAGSTQSKGSQDDGLQNNESISESHHGDDVEADKYGNADEVDDDDSDTIDDTDDDLLSDESDSDASQKSHNTRKKSKWFKKFFDILDSLSVVEINDPARQWHCPACQRGPGSIDWYRGLHPLMTHAKTKGSSRLKVHRELAELLEEELCQRGTSVVPAGEVFGKWKGLKDDEKDHEIVWPPMVVIMNTKLEQDDNDKWLGMGNQELLDYFSSYAALKARHSYGPQGHRGMSVLIFEGSASGYLEAERLHKHFAEQGTDKDAWGRRNRVLFHQGGKRQLYGFMAMKEDLDVFNQHSQGKSKLKYEMRSYQEMVVNQIRQMSEDNQQLVYFKDKIVKEKRHSKTVKESLDRVTEKLRKTEKDFRIVRQRTKMQHEENKEEMYEQENFFKDQIKIIHETRDEKEENFERLQQQEREKMKLLNANPSSADESSQRAEEIAKYIKCQDQEMEAFVEERDKLIKAQEEKKAEMKRRQWEEEVELEKEFNAELIQLMDKYSPHRPDAAAGL